A single genomic interval of uncultured Sphaerochaeta sp. harbors:
- a CDS encoding sugar ABC transporter permease: MTHPPYRWHSKLTPWVFIIPTVIGILVFRLIPIVSSLYLSFTDWNLLSSPAFIKLGNYQELLTSEDFLLIVRNTLQFSLVYVAGSIVIGLALAVLINVRIKGISFFRSAIYLPVVTSAVAVGIIWNWMLGPTYGLVNNLIEAIGLTPPYWLGDTRLVLNTVASVQVWKMSGYYMIIFLAGLQGINRDTLESARVDGANAFQSFFRITLPMLMPTLFFVLTITIIDSFKNFELIYAMTKGGPQNASNTLVYDVYLNAFVYYRVGYASAIAYILLLFVGLMTIFNFYIKKHLVQNLD; the protein is encoded by the coding sequence ATGACCCACCCCCCATACCGATGGCACAGCAAGCTCACTCCCTGGGTGTTCATCATACCCACCGTAATCGGCATTCTGGTATTCCGTCTCATCCCTATCGTCTCTTCTCTCTACCTCAGCTTTACCGATTGGAATCTCTTGAGCTCCCCTGCATTCATCAAACTCGGAAATTATCAGGAACTCCTCACCAGTGAAGATTTCCTGTTGATTGTACGCAATACCTTGCAGTTCTCCCTGGTATACGTGGCAGGATCCATCGTGATAGGACTCGCCCTTGCAGTCCTAATAAATGTCCGAATCAAGGGAATTTCCTTCTTCCGCTCAGCCATCTACCTCCCCGTGGTAACCTCTGCTGTAGCAGTGGGAATCATCTGGAACTGGATGCTCGGCCCCACCTATGGGTTGGTGAACAACCTTATCGAGGCTATTGGGCTGACCCCACCCTACTGGCTTGGGGATACCCGTCTTGTGCTTAACACCGTAGCTTCGGTGCAAGTCTGGAAGATGAGCGGCTATTATATGATCATCTTCCTCGCAGGTTTGCAGGGTATCAACAGGGATACACTGGAATCAGCACGAGTTGATGGGGCCAATGCATTCCAGAGTTTCTTCAGGATTACCCTACCCATGCTGATGCCAACCCTGTTTTTCGTACTCACCATCACCATCATCGACTCGTTCAAGAACTTCGAGCTGATCTATGCCATGACCAAGGGAGGCCCACAGAACGCGAGCAACACCCTGGTCTATGATGTCTACCTCAATGCTTTCGTCTACTACCGGGTAGGCTATGCTTCAGCGATAGCCTATATCCTCCTGCTCTTCGTGGGACTGATGACCATTTTCAACTTCTACATCAAGAAGCATCTGGTCCAGAACTTGGATTGA
- a CDS encoding sugar ABC transporter substrate-binding protein yields MKKLLMTLVILLTLGLLFAAGGAETKTGTEEITLEWWTWDPELLEQNEQIISAFEAANPGVTINNTIVGTKEYWTKIRIQANQNKLPDVFTMSSGYIEEWAKAGLLYNLDSFIKNDDTFTNFYQSIFDTSKEISNTESYYSIPFALVTTVLYYNKDAFDAAGVAYPSDDWTWDDFKKAAKQLTIDKNGDGKTDQWGHWFYGRYAHIEPWVYANNGKLIDKNTMQFNPDKNAMDAIKMLTDLVLVDKVAPPQKDMTSFQQQDVFSQGVAAMWVDGSWFVDTLRKNVGDDMRWGIARVPSGPAGPSNLTYGWPDSYALAPNTEHPEMAWKFAKYVAGEGINLDVYMAGKIPSAKKLAEDPLFADPSKQPGEEMNLLREQASGPMTTSYTMGWSEWRGYGGSESLGLNGTIDAIINSHMSFDEAFTKGTENINSVLKRYYK; encoded by the coding sequence ATGAAAAAACTACTGATGACGCTGGTAATCCTTCTTACATTGGGTCTCCTGTTTGCAGCAGGTGGAGCAGAAACCAAGACGGGAACAGAAGAAATCACATTGGAGTGGTGGACATGGGATCCTGAGCTGCTTGAACAGAACGAGCAGATCATCAGCGCCTTCGAGGCGGCCAACCCTGGGGTTACAATCAATAACACCATAGTGGGAACCAAGGAGTATTGGACCAAGATCCGCATTCAGGCCAACCAGAACAAACTCCCTGATGTCTTTACCATGAGCTCTGGTTATATTGAGGAGTGGGCGAAGGCCGGTCTTTTGTACAATCTTGATTCCTTTATCAAGAATGATGACACCTTCACAAACTTCTATCAATCCATATTCGACACCAGTAAAGAGATCAGCAACACAGAAAGTTACTACTCCATTCCCTTTGCATTGGTCACCACAGTGCTCTATTACAATAAGGATGCATTCGACGCAGCCGGTGTTGCCTACCCGAGTGATGACTGGACCTGGGATGACTTCAAGAAAGCAGCCAAGCAGCTCACCATCGACAAGAACGGGGACGGAAAAACCGACCAGTGGGGACACTGGTTCTATGGTCGCTATGCGCATATAGAGCCTTGGGTCTATGCAAACAATGGAAAACTCATTGATAAGAACACCATGCAGTTCAATCCTGACAAGAATGCCATGGATGCCATCAAGATGCTGACTGACCTTGTTCTCGTTGACAAGGTTGCCCCTCCCCAGAAGGACATGACCAGCTTCCAGCAGCAGGATGTATTCAGCCAGGGAGTAGCAGCGATGTGGGTTGATGGATCCTGGTTTGTCGATACACTCAGAAAGAATGTAGGCGATGACATGCGATGGGGCATTGCACGGGTTCCCAGTGGACCTGCGGGGCCAAGCAATCTAACCTATGGATGGCCAGACAGCTATGCTCTTGCACCAAACACCGAGCATCCTGAAATGGCCTGGAAGTTTGCCAAGTACGTTGCAGGAGAAGGAATCAACCTTGATGTCTACATGGCAGGAAAGATTCCCTCTGCAAAGAAACTTGCAGAAGATCCCCTGTTTGCCGATCCAAGCAAACAGCCAGGCGAGGAGATGAACCTCCTCAGAGAGCAGGCGAGCGGTCCAATGACCACAAGCTACACCATGGGGTGGAGTGAATGGAGAGGCTACGGCGGCTCAGAATCCCTTGGATTGAACGGTACCATTGATGCCATCATCAACAGTCATATGAGCTTTGACGAGGCATTTACAAAGGGAACTGAGAACATCAACTCCGTCTTGAAGCGGTACTACAAGTAG
- a CDS encoding CTP synthase, which translates to MAKHIFVTGGVVSGLGKGITAASLGRLLKARGLKIAAQKLDPYMNVDPGTMSPYQHGEVFVTEDGSETDLDLGHYERFIDEDLNKYSNLTSGRVYWNVLSKERSGAYLGSTVQIIPHVTTEIKEAIYALDRKTEAEVIITEIGGTTGDIESQPFLEAIRQIGHEVGQDNCIFIHVTLVPYLKSSAEHKSKPTQHSVKELMASGIFPDIIVTRSDEPLEESIKDKIALFCNVKRDCVIENKTVPVLYEAPMMLRAEKLDEIVCRELKLKTREPDLSEWKTMLKRIEGAKKQVRIALVGKYIQLHDAYLSVMEALKHGGWEHGAEVQIDWVDSEEVTKDTVEKLLCEADGILVPGGFGDRGIEGKILAARYAREQRIPYLGICLGMQIAVIEFARHVVGFIDAHSSEFAPDSKHPVIALMPDQRGNIPKGGTMRLGTYPCMVRPNTLMSNVYKQTEQIGERHRHRYEFNNEFRDILQEKGLVISGTSPDETLVEAVEIASHPFFIGVQYHPEFKSRPNRPHPLFSGFIAASLGQQS; encoded by the coding sequence ATGGCCAAACACATTTTTGTGACGGGCGGGGTCGTTTCGGGCCTCGGGAAAGGCATTACCGCAGCATCACTGGGAAGACTTTTAAAAGCAAGAGGTCTGAAGATTGCAGCCCAGAAGCTCGACCCCTACATGAACGTGGACCCTGGAACAATGAGTCCTTACCAACATGGGGAGGTCTTCGTGACCGAGGATGGTTCAGAGACCGACCTCGACCTTGGACATTACGAGAGATTCATTGATGAGGACCTGAACAAGTACAGCAACCTCACCAGCGGAAGGGTGTACTGGAACGTACTGAGCAAGGAACGCAGCGGAGCCTACTTGGGATCCACCGTCCAGATCATTCCCCATGTAACCACGGAGATAAAAGAGGCAATCTATGCACTGGACAGGAAGACCGAAGCAGAGGTAATCATTACCGAAATCGGGGGAACCACTGGTGATATCGAGAGCCAACCATTCCTGGAGGCCATCAGACAGATAGGGCACGAGGTGGGACAAGACAACTGTATTTTCATCCACGTAACACTGGTTCCCTACCTGAAAAGCAGCGCTGAACACAAGAGCAAACCAACCCAGCACTCGGTGAAAGAGTTGATGGCAAGTGGTATCTTCCCCGATATCATTGTGACCCGCAGTGACGAACCGTTGGAGGAGAGCATCAAGGACAAGATTGCCCTGTTCTGCAATGTGAAGCGCGACTGTGTCATCGAGAACAAAACGGTACCGGTACTCTATGAGGCTCCAATGATGCTGAGAGCCGAAAAACTCGATGAGATTGTCTGCAGGGAGCTGAAACTGAAAACCAGGGAGCCTGACCTCTCTGAGTGGAAGACAATGCTTAAACGCATCGAAGGTGCAAAGAAACAGGTCCGCATCGCCTTGGTGGGAAAATATATCCAGTTGCACGACGCCTACCTCAGTGTGATGGAAGCGCTCAAGCATGGTGGGTGGGAACATGGGGCCGAAGTCCAGATCGACTGGGTGGACAGTGAAGAGGTGACCAAGGATACGGTAGAAAAGCTCCTGTGTGAGGCAGATGGAATCCTCGTTCCTGGAGGATTTGGAGACCGGGGCATTGAAGGAAAAATACTTGCAGCCCGGTATGCCAGGGAACAGAGAATCCCCTACCTTGGAATCTGTCTCGGGATGCAAATCGCCGTCATAGAATTTGCCCGCCATGTGGTAGGGTTCATCGACGCACACTCCTCAGAATTTGCACCCGATTCCAAGCATCCGGTTATCGCCCTGATGCCAGACCAGCGGGGTAACATCCCCAAAGGAGGTACCATGCGCCTGGGCACCTACCCCTGCATGGTGAGGCCGAATACACTCATGAGCAATGTGTACAAACAGACTGAGCAAATTGGAGAACGTCACCGCCACCGCTATGAGTTCAACAACGAGTTCAGGGATATCCTTCAGGAAAAAGGCCTGGTCATCAGTGGCACCAGTCCTGACGAAACCTTGGTGGAGGCTGTGGAGATTGCATCCCATCCATTCTTCATCGGAGTGCAATATCACCCCGAGTTCAAGAGCCGGCCAAACCGTCCACATCCGCTTTTCAGTGGCTTCATAGCCGCATCCCTCGGACAGCAGAGTTGA
- a CDS encoding ANTAR domain-containing protein, which translates to MLRALVVSSTQKGCDSLCSLMREHDRSIELLHCLSAGEARRMVLDQELDLVVINAPLLDESGEELAVMVVQQSLAGSILVVRNQYFEQCEALFSEQGVLVVSKPVIRQMFFQALSLARSMRRRLTAMHTENEKLHKKIEEIKIIDKAKWVLIENLGMDEQQAHRYMEKQAMDLRKSRYAIALSLLKTYQM; encoded by the coding sequence ATGCTTCGAGCGCTGGTTGTATCATCAACACAGAAAGGATGTGACTCATTGTGTTCGCTCATGCGAGAGCATGACCGATCCATTGAGCTCCTTCACTGTCTGAGCGCAGGAGAGGCCAGGCGTATGGTACTTGACCAGGAACTCGACTTGGTGGTCATCAATGCTCCTCTGTTGGATGAATCTGGAGAGGAACTGGCCGTCATGGTGGTACAGCAGAGCCTGGCAGGTTCCATCCTTGTAGTACGGAACCAGTACTTTGAACAGTGTGAGGCTCTATTCTCCGAGCAAGGGGTGCTTGTGGTCAGCAAGCCAGTAATTCGCCAAATGTTTTTCCAAGCGCTCTCTCTGGCACGCTCTATGCGTCGCCGGTTGACAGCAATGCATACAGAGAATGAGAAACTCCACAAGAAAATTGAAGAGATCAAGATCATCGACAAGGCAAAATGGGTCTTGATCGAAAACCTTGGTATGGATGAGCAGCAAGCACACCGTTACATGGAAAAGCAGGCAATGGATCTGCGTAAAAGTCGGTATGCCATTGCTCTTTCCCTACTGAAGACCTACCAGATGTGA